One Picosynechococcus sp. PCC 7003 DNA segment encodes these proteins:
- a CDS encoding protein kinase domain-containing protein: MNRKILDGRYRILQKLGQGGFGDTFLAEDLHMPSLRRCVIKRLKPIANDPVAHQLVQDRFEREAVLLEKLGDDHEQIPRLYAYVAEAKRFYLIQEWIEGVTLQDAVQYEGPWSSADVKKWLLEILPVLDFIHNQGLVHRDIKPDNIILRKGDRQPVLIDFGAVKETMNMTKAGSDQNGKSIVIGTPGFMASEQSIGRPVFSSDLYSLGLTAIYLLTGKLPSELPNDPVTGKILWRLWFQSNNVADEHLATVLEQAIQPQPKDRFNDAQAMITALQAEISVATPSPVVVPPTPQPQTIHNPTVAVAGSGTAVDHSQIQPAARGMADWQKAILTGSVVGAFLLGGIVLSTQLLNRPDGEGIISLESNQAETDSGSTDNSRQASETLPPLAYKDSCGDSLGDASTWYRVIGEATTLERVKSNYCGDAFLRSDNTIQVASFLSRDKTQSFINQLTQETGQIFRIEEAQKTSPPPAAISQGEAADMVADWLNCKQDLFDYPYNRSCGTQILTGKAFNDNIRRSDGQQSSVEWLENNGSYYTFANQAVEEVRNLQVVDGQQAIADVVVTEQRILYNANGNIDRNASGYDQRLVRYNLRRVNGAWKIADYNTIEVLWRR; the protein is encoded by the coding sequence ATGAACAGAAAAATTCTCGACGGTCGTTATCGGATTTTGCAGAAACTGGGTCAGGGTGGTTTCGGGGATACATTTCTCGCTGAAGACTTGCATATGCCATCCCTAAGACGTTGTGTGATCAAGCGTCTCAAACCCATTGCTAATGATCCCGTTGCCCATCAGCTCGTGCAGGATCGTTTTGAACGGGAAGCTGTACTTCTTGAAAAATTGGGTGATGATCATGAGCAGATTCCTCGCTTATATGCCTATGTCGCGGAAGCAAAGAGGTTTTATCTCATTCAAGAATGGATTGAGGGGGTCACTCTACAGGATGCAGTGCAATATGAAGGCCCCTGGTCAAGTGCTGATGTCAAAAAATGGCTCCTGGAAATTTTGCCTGTTCTCGACTTTATCCATAACCAAGGACTGGTACACCGAGATATCAAACCAGACAATATCATTCTCCGCAAAGGCGATCGCCAACCCGTATTGATTGACTTTGGTGCCGTTAAAGAAACCATGAACATGACAAAAGCTGGTTCAGATCAAAACGGCAAGTCAATTGTGATTGGTACGCCAGGCTTCATGGCCTCAGAACAAAGTATTGGTCGGCCTGTTTTTAGTAGTGATTTGTATAGTCTCGGTTTAACGGCGATTTATCTGTTGACCGGAAAGTTGCCTAGTGAACTACCGAATGATCCAGTAACAGGCAAAATTCTCTGGCGTCTCTGGTTTCAAAGCAATAATGTCGCCGATGAACATTTAGCCACAGTTTTAGAACAAGCCATTCAACCCCAGCCCAAAGACCGTTTCAATGATGCCCAAGCGATGATCACAGCTTTGCAAGCAGAGATTTCAGTCGCAACACCATCGCCTGTAGTCGTTCCCCCTACTCCTCAACCCCAAACAATCCACAATCCTACGGTTGCCGTGGCAGGTAGCGGCACGGCGGTCGATCATAGTCAAATTCAGCCGGCTGCCAGGGGAATGGCTGATTGGCAAAAAGCAATTTTGACGGGGAGTGTAGTCGGTGCTTTCTTGTTAGGGGGGATTGTTCTCAGTACGCAATTGCTCAATCGCCCTGATGGTGAAGGCATCATTTCCCTAGAAAGTAATCAAGCTGAAACGGATTCTGGCTCTACTGATAATTCCAGACAAGCTTCAGAAACACTTCCTCCTCTAGCTTATAAGGATAGTTGTGGTGATTCGTTGGGTGATGCCAGCACTTGGTACCGAGTGATTGGTGAGGCTACGACGTTAGAGCGGGTTAAAAGCAACTATTGTGGCGATGCTTTCTTGCGGAGTGATAATACAATTCAAGTGGCAAGTTTTCTCTCGCGGGATAAAACCCAGAGCTTTATTAATCAATTGACCCAAGAAACGGGTCAAATTTTTCGGATCGAAGAAGCCCAAAAAACATCACCGCCACCTGCTGCGATATCCCAGGGAGAGGCAGCAGATATGGTCGCTGATTGGCTGAACTGTAAGCAGGATTTGTTTGATTATCCCTATAACCGCAGTTGTGGCACGCAGATTCTGACAGGCAAAGCCTTTAATGATAATATCCGCCGCAGTGATGGTCAACAGAGTTCGGTGGAATGGCTTGAGAATAATGGGTCTTACTACACTTTCGCCAATCAGGCAGTGGAAGAGGTCAGAAACCTCCAGGTTGTGGATGGACAACAGGCGATCGCCGATGTGGTTGTTACAGAACAACGAATCCTTTATAACGCCAATGGCAATATTGACCGCAATGCTAGCGGCTATGACCAGCGATTGGTGCGCTATAACCTCCGTCGAGTCAATGGTGCTTGGAAAATCGCTGACTACAACACCATCGAGGTACTTTGGCGTCGCTAA
- a CDS encoding serine hydrolase → MSPQQFVALVGGMAIAIVVGGVWLIRASLGPTQQTTESTETVETGSQEELPVPAPPDSAGNEVAAVPETLLVQPIWRAWYNAQDPLRNYAPSAQLQGIITEIQGLAQAENLPPEAMSMVLVDLNRQAIASYRPDTFHYPASVPKLFWLVAFYAQVEQGLLNYAGYAEDVALMVEQSDNNATSRIIDAMTRTTQTQTSATPDNFGAWYTQRGQLNGFFQAAGYAGLNITQKTYPITDVEIMEPIGFDLKMRENPEDATKPIRNRLSAYQAARLMAEIAVGEGISPTDNSEILQLLARDLSQDWQSPKTYFNPVQHFFGEGLPPDTKLYSKAGWTSQGRHEVAYIESADGQQKYVLSVFADHPAYSENETFFPAIAQLVHSKIKSPAGAAPQTEAQSWVNPTN, encoded by the coding sequence ATGAGTCCCCAGCAGTTTGTGGCTCTGGTGGGTGGTATGGCGATCGCCATTGTTGTCGGTGGTGTTTGGCTGATCCGGGCCTCTCTGGGGCCAACTCAGCAAACAACCGAGTCAACTGAGACTGTCGAAACTGGATCTCAAGAAGAACTTCCTGTTCCAGCTCCCCCAGACTCAGCGGGTAATGAGGTCGCCGCCGTTCCAGAAACCCTGTTAGTACAACCAATTTGGCGGGCTTGGTACAATGCCCAAGATCCACTGCGCAACTATGCTCCTAGCGCTCAACTGCAGGGCATTATCACAGAGATTCAAGGGCTAGCCCAGGCTGAAAATCTGCCACCGGAAGCGATGTCTATGGTGCTTGTAGATCTCAATCGTCAGGCGATCGCCAGCTACCGACCGGATACCTTTCACTATCCTGCAAGTGTCCCTAAACTCTTTTGGCTAGTCGCTTTTTACGCCCAAGTTGAGCAAGGCTTATTAAACTACGCTGGCTATGCAGAAGATGTTGCCCTCATGGTCGAGCAATCTGACAACAATGCCACCAGTCGGATCATTGATGCGATGACCCGCACGACCCAAACCCAAACCAGCGCAACTCCTGATAATTTCGGCGCTTGGTATACCCAACGCGGTCAACTCAACGGCTTTTTTCAGGCTGCTGGCTATGCAGGTTTAAATATTACCCAAAAAACCTATCCGATCACCGATGTAGAAATTATGGAACCCATCGGTTTTGATCTAAAAATGCGAGAAAATCCTGAAGATGCGACTAAACCGATCCGTAATCGTTTGAGTGCTTACCAAGCTGCCCGTTTAATGGCAGAAATTGCGGTCGGAGAAGGAATCTCACCCACTGACAATTCAGAGATTTTGCAACTGTTAGCGCGAGATCTGAGCCAAGATTGGCAAAGTCCAAAAACTTATTTTAATCCGGTGCAGCATTTCTTTGGTGAAGGTCTTCCTCCAGACACCAAGCTTTACTCAAAGGCTGGTTGGACAAGTCAAGGTCGCCATGAAGTTGCTTACATCGAGAGTGCCGATGGTCAACAAAAATATGTCCTGAGTGTTTTCGCCGATCACCCTGCCTATTCAGAAAATGAAACTTTTTTCCCGGCGATCGCCCAACTCGTCCACTCAAAAATCAAGTCCCCTGCTGGCGCTGCACCACAAACTGAGGCTCAGTCGTGGGTAAATCCTACTAACTAA
- a CDS encoding TM2 domain-containing protein produces MVRRNSAAALAILLGSFGIHKFYLGEVFLGVLYLLFFWTYIPTIIGIIEGIYYCSLSEDEFRQKFNIPTVQNKVSQYLANNSSENAALKQNNQKLNYLEQTIQKLERELQTLKSKNRELSSIIISQQDSIAGIKEAQSQIFTQISVQTSFQPTAQPKNIFDHSIENYSARTVVTAFLNKDETFFRERGMVLLTPIPKKERKSNSKADLMQVLDIPKAAFITVQINQEHFAVPNFLSPHYKDLESLYSGTKMFKVYGSGEELALKKPAKVKQTDDNSWQIQESGLYFGQNAEFEMLVEAFNEKNQTFFDSAYPVTISQSTLSTQINKDEIIQFDQVETHRDAEFMIVKFDKQCFLVPDFLSPYYGQLTWLDMGKDIFRCDGQGAIVSLIKPAEVKGEKDGIWTLIKPGNCRLTEST; encoded by the coding sequence ATGGTTCGCAGAAATTCAGCAGCAGCCCTCGCCATTTTATTAGGCTCCTTTGGTATTCATAAATTTTACCTAGGAGAAGTATTCCTCGGAGTTCTTTATCTTTTATTTTTCTGGACTTATATCCCAACAATTATTGGCATAATTGAAGGAATTTATTACTGTTCTCTAAGCGAAGACGAATTTAGACAGAAGTTTAATATTCCTACAGTCCAAAACAAAGTTTCTCAATATCTTGCTAATAATAGCTCAGAAAATGCAGCGCTAAAACAAAATAATCAAAAACTAAATTACTTAGAGCAGACTATTCAGAAATTAGAAAGAGAACTCCAGACCTTAAAAAGTAAAAATAGAGAATTGAGCTCTATTATTATTAGTCAACAAGATTCTATTGCGGGCATTAAAGAAGCCCAATCTCAAATATTTACCCAGATCTCTGTTCAAACGTCATTTCAACCAACAGCGCAACCTAAAAATATCTTTGACCATTCCATCGAAAACTATTCTGCCCGCACAGTTGTGACTGCTTTTCTCAACAAAGATGAAACTTTTTTCAGGGAACGTGGCATGGTTTTACTCACCCCAATCCCCAAGAAAGAAAGAAAATCAAACTCAAAAGCCGATTTAATGCAGGTTCTGGATATTCCCAAAGCCGCATTTATTACTGTCCAGATTAACCAAGAGCATTTTGCTGTGCCTAATTTTCTATCCCCCCATTATAAAGATCTAGAATCTCTCTATTCAGGTACTAAAATGTTTAAAGTTTATGGTTCTGGGGAAGAACTAGCATTAAAAAAACCAGCCAAGGTAAAACAAACCGATGATAATAGCTGGCAAATTCAAGAATCAGGCTTATATTTTGGCCAAAATGCTGAATTTGAGATGTTAGTAGAAGCCTTTAATGAGAAAAACCAAACGTTCTTTGATAGTGCTTATCCCGTTACTATCAGTCAAAGCACTTTAAGCACACAAATTAATAAAGATGAAATTATCCAGTTTGATCAGGTAGAAACCCACCGTGATGCAGAGTTTATGATTGTTAAATTTGACAAACAATGCTTTTTAGTACCAGATTTTCTTTCTCCTTATTATGGACAATTAACTTGGCTCGATATGGGAAAAGACATTTTTAGATGTGACGGCCAAGGTGCGATTGTAAGCTTGATTAAACCCGCTGAAGTCAAAGGAGAAAAAGACGGTATTTGGACGCTCATTAAACCCGGTAATTGCCGTCTCACGGAAAGTACTTAG